In Chanos chanos chromosome 14, fChaCha1.1, whole genome shotgun sequence, the sequence gtgtaaacacacacacagaatttgcTGGCAGTTGTGGAGGTTTAGGAGTGATCacttaagggtttttttttttatttcccatctcttttgtttcttcagtgGACGTGGAGGAGCCTGGAATGAGTGGCGTTACTCTCTTCTTCACCATCCTCTTCTCCATCATTGGCCTCTTCGTGCTGGGCGTCGTCGGCGTTGTTCTGTACGGCCGATGGCAGGACAACCGCCGCAAGCGTTTTTACTgaggagaggacaaaaaaaaaagaaaagagagattctaccactgagagagagagagagagaaagttctgCAGCTGTGGGAGATTTtactactgagagagagagagagagagaaaagaggagtgtAAGCATAAATGAGTATGAGTGACAATGTTTATAAACAACTCTGAGATAATCTCTGAGGTTCCTGACTGCTGCTGAATCCGAACACACctgactgacctctgaccctgaaAGAaactgaccttttgaccttcgGACCTCTCTAAGAGCCATACGCCATCAACATCATGAGTCTAAACCTGTTCagtctgtgcgtctgtctgtctgtctgcctgcctgtctgcctttCCAACTGGCTGTCTAGCTGTCTTTGTTCTCctaaatgtctgtctgtgactggtTTGGTCACTAGAGGAGCTgatttttgtcttctctcagtctctgtaaAATCTGTTGTGTGATTTCTTTTAAAGCAGCTCTTTCTCATCCTGCTCTCTGATGTGTGGAAGTTGTGCACACCTAAATCTCACTTTTTTAGTCAACAGGGATATTTTCTTTATTGTGCATCTTCTCATCTAGCAATAATTAGTTATGTTTAAgaaataatttttcttttctttttttttcttttcttttttttaacttttgtacTGTAGATGTTCTGATGTCGTTGCAAAAATCAGGtccagatctgtgtgtgtgtgtgtgtatgtttctctctctctcatctctggaGTTAGAAGGTGCTTGCTAAAGTAATTTAAACCAGCCATGTTTAACACCACATAAacagcaaaattaaaatgtgaaagaggCTCCCGCGGCCTAAGaaaatttttcaaaaatctAGGTTTATATTATGTTCTGAGTTTATACAGACtatgttgtattttttatgtttgagatggaaaaaaaagcactaatCTGCACAGCGCTGATTGGGGCTAACGTCAAATGTATTCACAACCTTTTCAAAATTAGCCAATAGCAGAGTCCCAGCGCTGTGATGCGTGGGCGAGGTAGCCAATCATTTCTTCGATTCATGATGCATTGAGATACAGTTTAGACCGAAAGCACTGTTTCAATCATTTGTAATAATAACTCTTGTGTGAATCTGAAGTCtctttgtgtgctgttttgagTACgcaatgtgctttttttttctgaattcattcacattctctaaaccagggttttttttgtgggttttttttttttcaagcccCCCGCTTGTCTTGTTTGTCTAAAGCGTTTACAAGAGAAAACCAGAACAATTGGTGTTGACTCTTCATGGCCTTATTTTGAttctacacagacacatcagagagagtcaaaacattttttttttttgctttgtttttgattaATGTGCTGTTAATTGTTGCTGCTTAATCAGTGTTGTTACTTTGTGATGAGTCTTATctaacatgcttttttttttatggtgcaGATTTGCTGAAGCCTTTTTTGGACTCCTAAATGTTTTATGGAAATACTAACTTGAAGCCAGTAGGTTGAATAAAAGGTTTATATTAGACAGAGATAATGTTACTGGTTTTGCTTGGGCGGAAGGCGTTGGTAAATCTGTCCTTACATGCTGATGAAGGACTTTTGAGGTTTCGTTTGCTGGTATTGAGCTGTTTTGAAATTTTACAGgagctgtttttggttttgttttgttttgttttgtttgctgtaaaaACTTATTAGTGTTACTGTGATCAGATAAACGTGTTTTTGTGAATGTCTTTATCAGAAACAACATGCCAGCCTAAATTCGAAATTCTCCCATCGTTTCGTCTGTCGTTAAAGTCTCCTGTTTTGTCAGCTGGAAAGAGACTCAAATTTTCTCCTTCTGTCAAATCCCCCTAAGAATAAAAGATTCTCCAATGATTTTTGCACAACTGGAAGCGTCTCCATCTtgtgtcttcaaaaaaaaaatacattggtATTAACAATATTACATTGATTGATCAGAATAAGGTTTTTGTCAGGAAAAACAACTGTAGGCACCGCATTGCTCTCGTGGCTTAAACAGAACTGAAACGAATGTGGAAACCATCACGGCTTGGCTTATGAGCAAAGCTCCTGCAGTTGTTTGTCATGTTCTCCAGCCTAAACaattcactgtgtttttgtccGAGCGACAAGTTTACGTTCCTTTTATTGTCTGCATATTGATGAAGTACTCTCTCAGAtcactcagccacacacacacacacacacacacacacacgggtgctCTGTATCGCTGACAGGTAAGTGTGAGAGACCCTCCCATTCTAGTGTAATTTCCATATGACTGGCAACTTGTCAATGCTTATTGTGTCAACGCTTGCCGTGATAtcactgtgacacactgtgtAGAGTTGCTAGTCTTTCAGAGAATCGATTCATGTCAGAGGGTTCTGTCCTCaggctgttttctctctctctctctcataagaCACTTTAAtggtttaaacacaacacaggggtCCGCAGATGTTCCCCATGTGACGtttggagaggaggaaagagagggacaaaaaGGAGGACAAGTGTTATCTGTGTCGTGTTTTCTCCTTCGCAGTTACGTGCTCTTACACTCCACCATTGTCCTGGCATTAAGCAGCTTCTCGTATTGAGCAGGCGATCtccaaagagagacagagagagagagagagagagcgcgacaGACTTACTGACGTGTACTAGGGATCGTTTTCGGGTTTCaacagttccaaaaaaaaatcatatttaataaGGTAAGTTTttcaaaatctctttttttcttacaataTCTTCATTATTGTTctcttttgctgttgtttggtCTCACATCTTAATTGAGGAATTTTCCCAGAATATTTTCTGACATTAGATGATCCTACATGTTTCAGAAGATCTGTAACAAAATTGCAACAGTTCAAACTGGATTGTAGTTTGTgataaaacattaacatttgtcATTCAGATTCTAacatttgtttcagtgtttcattgtgtatgtgtatgtatcacagtgtttctgtgtgtgtgtgtgtgtgtttgttcactcTTTTTTGAGACGGGGCCTAGTTTTGTCTTGATGATTTGGGCACTTGTTCCAGTGTTGACATATCAAACAGCTCTGTGCCATAAACATTACTAGCACGTCACATCTCTGGGCCCCCTCTCCCTCTTAGCAGGCTTCTCACAAAGTTCTCCAGCGCTTAAACCAGTTTAGACAAAATACAAGAGTATTCCCTCGGTTTAATCGATATCGTtgttgtgattattattattattattattattactttcatttttattttctgcataAGAACAAGGGTGGCTGGGTGAGACATGAATCGTTCGTGCGTAAGCTGTCTGAAAACTTTGGTGACTTTCCTTCACTTCATCTGCTGGGTAAGTTACTGGAGAAATCAACACAGCATCACAGCTGCTATTGTTCGCCGAATGAACAAAATCACAAGGACTGCTGTTGGTCAATGGAAACCGATTTATGTAGTTTACTAATAATACCCTCACTGTCATAGGagtaaactgatttttttttttttttttttaaataaataaataaataaatacgtggCTTTGATTGTAACACAAACCTGTCCAGTGAGAATGCAAGATTAATTTAATCCAGGCATGTATAGCGTGAGCTGCTGTATTGGATTTTTATGCATAagatgtgtgtgatttataaAGCCTAAggttagaaaacaaacaaataaacaaaaaacacataatcaAACACTTGCTGATTATAGAGTAATCATGAAAAAACTATTTGGGGTGTCTATTTGGATATGAATCAAGAGTAATTTCTTTAACTGACGTTCAGTCCTAGACCTGTTTTTATCTGACAAACTAATCATATGCATTTAGTACTCATACTGTACCATGGCAAAACTATGTGTCAATGCTTCATCAACTTGtttgttactctgtgtgtgtgtgtgtgtgtgtgtgtgtgggtctgtctgtccatccgtccgtccgtctgtgtctgtatctgtgtgtgtgtctgtctgttttacagcTATGCGGGGCCTTTGTGCAGGCGTTTGGTGTTTTCGGGATGTTTAAATCAAAGTTTGGCGCTGTGATCACCACATGGTGGCCTAATTATGCCTCAAACACTCTGATAGTTGTAGGAGCACtagcatgctgtgtgtgttatctgggAATTCTTGGAGGTATGCAAGAGAACTATTGTATGCTAATCTCGGTGAGTCCAACAGttttttcagtatttcacacacacacacacacacacacacacactctctatctctgtctctccctctctctgtcttttgttatCCAACCCACACTAACAACttttaccacacacatacactacagaATCTGACACATTATATCACTTATTACAACATAGGCTCAAATTTTGCAGTTCTTGTCAGGTGAGGTGATACAAATAAAGGATAAAATTGTGGTCGATTGATTGGGTGTACTGGtgtgttttattacagttttataTCACCCTGTTTCTGCTTATGCTAGTGGAGTTGGCTATGTCCTGCATTTTCCTGGTGGTCGAGAGAGAGGTAGGAGACAAAACTTTGTTTGAATGAAAGATCAAATCTgtactttatttgttttatcGGTGACTATGACATGACGGCTTATGTTATTGAGGCCTCGGTGTAAAAGGTGTGACACCGAATTTACAGATTGACCGTTATTTTGAGACGGACATGGTTCGGGCCTTCAACACGTACAAGCAGTCGTCTTACGGAGGAAACCAAACCGTCAAAGATGATTTCGACGCCATTCAGAGTATCGTGAGTGTCCAAGTCACGATCTTTTCAGCAGTTACTTTAGTAAAGTAGTCTACCTCTTGAAATTAACGTTGGTTGCGCTGTGTTTAGTTCAAATGTTGTGGCGTGTATGGAATCGGGGACTGGGAAGGGAACGTGCCGATCTCCTGCTGCGTTGAAGACCCTTGTAACATCTTTCCACAGATAAGCTGGCAAGGGGTGAGTCTGGCTAAACGGTAACGCTAAATGTAACGACTCATTTCGGCTGCTCTGACTAAAATTTAACGTTACGTTTTGGTTAGTACAATGCGTATGTTGGCAGTTATTCGTGATCAGGTCTGCGTATGAACATGTTAAAGAAGTTAGGCCTACTATACTGAACTAACAGACTGTGAATATTCTCTCTCAATTTTTTggtcctttttctttccttctctcactctcagggTTGTTACACGAAACTAAGAGCTTGGTTCAAGATGAACTTTCTCAGTCTAGGGGCTGGTGTTGTTTCCTTGTTCATACTGCAGGTATGTATTCAAATTTTTAATTTGATAATAAATATCTTTGACCAGTTTTATCCAACCCAGTTCTAGACTGCCATATTGTGAAAATTAAATCCTCTGCCCATATATAtctagatatagatatagatagatagatagatagatagatagatagatagatagacagagatatatacatatagacgtgtgtgtgtgtgtgagagagattattcatttatttattttttccatttctcagtAGCCTATTAActttcattatgttttgttaattaaggcaaaaaaaaattttgagcAGTGCTTGTCCTTTCATTTCTTGTAATGAATGgggtattgtttgtttttctttccgtAGTTCTTGTGTCTAAGTATTTCTGTTCCCATCTTCTGGAATTTCAAAGTTACTGGTCGTGGATACAAGTGAAACCAGCAGAACCAGAACAGCTGCACGGCTGTCAAAGCTCTCTGTAGACTAACTGCTGGAAGGGATGAACAATAAGGTCTTGTTTTAGGAATATGTTATCCGAAACAAATGTATAAACATtgagtttttaatgtttattggGAGTGGCTATCATCGAACACCTCTGAATCTTTCAGTCTTTGAACATCTTATGTATTATCCTCATAATCATTAAACCCCAATTTAACAATAAATGCGCTTTATGACTGATTAATTCAATTTGatgtggttttcttttctttcgtaACAAAACCCgccactccactaacacacctaCATGAAACCTTTCTTGTCATGTAACTGATGTCAAAAGTGGttgggatcttttttttttctctttgtgccCCCTGCAGTCCTCACCAAAGTGCATATCAACTTCCCCCCCTGTGGTTTCCTCTTAAAAATGAACTGCAACAGAAATAGATATGTTTGCCTATTGCTTGCACTATACTAAGTTAAAAGAACAATCCCTCATGGACAATATGGAAATGTATTGTAAATGTTGTATGCTTTTATATTGTTACTTTTACTAGAAATGATGAATTGCAACCAAACATGTTTTTCCCCTGGGGTGTCACCGtggtattttttctttttttttgagttgatCTTTTGCAGACAATGTGTCATCTTTTGTTTGCGAAAGAGGAAGTGATGTGAACTGCTGTTACACTCGTGGCACTTTACTGAGATAACCAAATTGTCACAGCCGAGAAGAAGTGCTTCCACACTCCGTTACTGTGCACGGGGATTGTTAACGACCCTCGGAACCGAACAAATTAAGAAAGCGTTTGAGCTGAACTAAGGTAAGAAACCAATTTCAGTGACTAActcatttactgtaaatgtttgGTGCCCAGATCAACCTGTTTGTTTCCGGCATTCTGATATCCTGTATAGTTTGGCTCTTGATCAACATTTGCTGTCTGTCGAAATGATACATTTCTCTTCGAAAAGGCCCAACAGTATGAGTAGAATAAAACAGTTGAGGAGGAGATTTCTCTGGAAAGTTCGTCTTTTTCCAAAATGgagtcgtgtttttttttgtgttaacgCTTTCATGGTATTTCAGGAAGGAAGATTTGAACCCTTTATttccaaaataaatgaattttgatttgaatttggAGTCAAAAGGGAATTGGTAGGCGAAGCTTTAAGTAAGTATTGTAGAGAAACGTAAATAAGGAATAAATGGAACTAAATCCTGTAATGTAAGAATTAAAACGgatttttttaatctacagTGAAAATTCTAAGCGTTTGGAACCGTATGATTAAGATTTTTGCATCGCCGATCTTATGATTTAATTTAACATCATGAGTTTATGTTTAAAATAATACTCAGCAACACAGATCTCACCAAATAACCTAAGAAAATGTTAATCAGGAAGGGTGGCTTGATTTTCTGTTCCACATTAACCTTTTGAAAGCCTATagaaaaaccaaaagaaagagagaagcgtACGTCATATAAAGCCTCTCCACCCATGAGCGGTcacagagaggaaataaaatGTAACTCTGTTTTTACTCTGTTCTCCTTACTGATGGGACTGCATTTAAGTGTATTTCTGTGATGTAATGGGTATATGTTACATACGTTTCAGAATGCATGTTATATTGTGTGTTCACAGATCCGAATACCACGGGCAAAGATGTCTTGCCTCAAGATTTTGAAGTATACCATGTGTGTGGTGAACTTCATTTGCTTTGTACGTATGATATgctacatttacacatacacgcaaGTTATATATTCAACCATTctagcagagcagagagactgtTTGCTTATCAGTGTTGCACAGCgattaaaagaaataataatcGCTTTGTATTTAATAATGTTTACTTGGGTGTCATCTGACATATCTCCCCCTCTTGCTAAAGATGAAGCAAAAAGACAGTGAAATAAATAGTAGAACCAGTGAAGAGTGTCTTAAATCATATTAAAATTGTAgttaaatgggttttttttctacgTCAATAGCAAAATAagtttttataaaaatgatttaaacctTTCAACACATGCATTACCCCCCaaaaatgttatatatatatatatatacatacactccCCTCTTTTGAGCACCCAGACCTGCAGTTCTCAGCTGTCCTCTGTGGTGTAGGCCACAACTGTTTAACAAAGTGGAAGAATCTTCAGCCATTATTGCATATCCTGAGCCGACAAACTTTTAACTTTTGGGTCATGTTTGGTCTTTGGCTTAAATGGTTTAGCGTTTTATCCGGCTGACGAAGTTAGAATTTAGATGATGCTCAAAACAACCCTCGGAACTAGCAAGTATAAAACAACTCAGAGATTGAGCATCATATCTGTATTTACcattttttatataaatgatgattatatatattatgtatattgTCCCATGGCTGTTGCCATCAGTAACTACAATCTCTAACAGTGGgttttacacacgcacacacacgctcatatgtgtgtgtgtgtgtgtaaaatataaaaaatatatacatgtatatatgtataaatatatacagtaggcgatttgtaggggatGAGGGGtaatgccatcccccttgttagcaaaatgaccaaaacgcatcccccttgttaacctgtcatCCCCTTCTATACTCTATAGAAtggtgtcagtgaccattgacCATTCAGTGACCATTGACCATTCAGTGACCattgaccattgggccatctcccctgttggCCACTGGGCCATCGTCcctgacaaaaaataaaaaaatcacctgttgtatgtatatgtgtgtgtatacacacacacacacacacacacacatattttcacagTAGCTATGAGGTTCATGTCCTTCACTCCACATTCAAACCAATCACTGGGACCTGGAACACAGGACCAAACAGCTCTGTTTGATTTGTCTCATAACAATATCCTTGCCCCAGTATCCAATGTCTTCTCctatgttttttaaatgtcatcagTAAATAATATAGAGAGTGCTTGGGTAGTACAACAGAAAAGACACTAGGTCACCATAGAGTAGTAGAATGGCAGCTTAGCCTGGCATCCATAGAAAGCTGGTTGGGGATTGAATCCCCATTGCTGCAACTACAGCTCCCATGATTGGTTGGGGTGGGCGGAGAATCCGGGGAGCGTAGTGTGAACctctgtgtgtattacagtctCCTAAAGAATCCCTCCATACTCTGGTGAGAGAGGTGGTTGGtgactttatgtgtgtgtcagaggggaCACACCGTAGTCTGTAACCCTCCTCAACCAGCAAGGAGGCTCTGCAAGGACAGAAAAGGAACTGCAAGGGAATTAGCAATGACTGAATTAGggagaaatgcaaaaaaaaaacccaaaaaacaaaaagtgtactagtttttttgttttttttttaataaaaaaagaatataaaattcttaaatgttttttgactATGAAATACGAAACATAACTCATTACTGTTATTGATTTTACACAACACTCCTCTGCTCACCTTTGTTACAGGTATTAATGATTTTTGAGAGTTTCATAAAGAGTACAGGAtattaaaaagcaaacaaccaaccaaaaaaaatgactttcattCTGTGGCAATGAGATGTATACGTAAAGTTGAATAAAAGGTGGTTCATAAAATAGGCTTGTTACTAGGGTGATGATTAAttaactgactgactgccttTATCCAATAACAGATATGCGGTGTAGCAGTGTTTGGATTGGGGATTTACATGATGATAAATTTCAAGTTTGCGTCTCTGATCCCAACCCTCCGGGACTTGAACATCGCCAACACCCTCTTCATCATCGGTATCATCATCACCTGCGTGTCTTTCCTGGGTTTTATGGGCTCTCTGAAGGAGAACCGTTGCCTTCTCATCTCTGTGAGTTCGTTAACCTCCGAATACCTTACATAAACAAATAGGTTTCTTGACATGTCATGTTGTTGTTACTTGACACAAAGAGTAAGTGTATGTTGAATACATCTCAAACTGTGCAAACTTGTGTGATTATGAGCAACaaggttggttttttttttttctttttttttttttttttaaatgtgctgaaCTGGGAAGaatggagggggggtgggggtggtgggggtgatACAGATGGGCCATTTGACCCACCCTAAAAATCAAAATACCCAAAAACATCATACTAACAGCCAGttcaaataaaacacttaaTACTGAAAAGAATCactttttttggaaaaagaacACCACCCCGTCTAGGAAGCTGGCTATAGCCCTGTTAAACATCCTATTTTTcctctgggtttgtttttttttttttgtttgagcgagagagagagtttgttgaTGTTTAACTTTTCTGAAAGTAGTGCTGAACTGATTTGttgttctctttcagtttttcagccTGCTCTTCCTTCTCATGCTGGCTGAGTTCACCATGGCCTGCACTCTACTTGTCTATGAGGACAAGGTACATAGTGGTTCATTAAAGAATGACAATGAACATAAAAAATTGGACAGTATTGGACattttgtacatgtttttttttttgtttgtttgtttgttttgtgctgtcAGGTGAATGAGTTCCTTCTGACCGACCTCCAGAAAAGTCTGAATACGTCAAAATCTATGGGTGGGAGGAACAGGACAAAACATGACTGGGACATTCTTCAAGATAAAGTATAAGACTTATTCAAGatgggggtttttgtttgtttagttatttCAATATATATTTGCAGTGGTGGCTTTTATTTTGGGATGATTTGGGATTCGTTTAAGCCTTATATCgttttttgggtgtttttcCCCATTCACAGTTAAATTGCTGCGGGATCCAAAACGTGACCGACTGGAAGCTGAACATCCCTGACTCGTGCTGCATTAGAAACGACTGTTCAGGCTCTCCACAGTACAAGACTGAGGTAAAGAACCACTCTTCCAGTTATCAGATGAACCGGCAACAGCTGCTACTCACAGCCATCACTTTGCTTAAAAAGAGAACAGGCCCAGAATATGGAAACCTTCAAGGTTATTGGAACCAAGATGTTGGATTTTGTTGtaattaatgtgtgttttttttccccccactcatAAGGGCTGTTACACCAAGGCACAGAAGTTCCTTGAGGACAACCTTCTCAGCATAGGCGTCGGCGTGATTG encodes:
- the LOC115827894 gene encoding leukocyte surface antigen CD53-like, with amino-acid sequence MNRSCVSCLKTLVTFLHFICWLCGAFVQAFGVFGMFKSKFGAVITTWWPNYASNTLIVVGALACCVCYLGILGGMQENYCMLISFYITLFLLMLVELAMSCIFLVVEREIDRYFETDMVRAFNTYKQSSYGGNQTVKDDFDAIQSIFKCCGVYGIGDWEGNVPISCCVEDPCNIFPQISWQGGCYTKLRAWFKMNFLSLGAGVVSLFILQFLCLSISVPIFWNFKVTGRGYK
- the LOC115827730 gene encoding leukocyte surface antigen CD53-like; translation: MSCLKILKYTMCVVNFICFICGVAVFGLGIYMMINFKFASLIPTLRDLNIANTLFIIGIIITCVSFLGFMGSLKENRCLLISFFSLLFLLMLAEFTMACTLLVYEDKVNEFLLTDLQKSLNTSKSMGGRNRTKHDWDILQDKLNCCGIQNVTDWKLNIPDSCCIRNDCSGSPQYKTEGCYTKAQKFLEDNLLSIGVGVIVICSIEVLGMCFAMTLFCHISRTGLGYK